A region of Ferviditalea candida DNA encodes the following proteins:
- a CDS encoding manganese efflux pump MntP, giving the protein WLTALLMINLIGIGSNLDNSSIGIAYGAENVRFPHKVNLVVNAVGFVTALIGTYAGVSVSHVISRQIAALCSCIVLCALGCFIVYANYLHPVITRKKKSIHLQTPGIRDGILWGLGLSFTNIVSGFGAAVADIANLWGIILSITVWGYLLIWFGNVVGTGMIARWLGKYSSALSGLLLIAIGVKQIL; this is encoded by the coding sequence TGGCTAACGGCTTTACTCATGATCAATTTAATCGGAATCGGATCGAATTTAGATAACTCCAGCATCGGGATCGCTTATGGAGCGGAGAACGTCCGTTTTCCTCATAAAGTCAATCTCGTCGTCAACGCGGTCGGTTTTGTCACCGCGCTGATCGGAACGTATGCGGGAGTGTCCGTTTCCCATGTTATTTCTCGGCAAATCGCGGCGCTGTGTTCCTGCATTGTGCTGTGCGCGCTCGGTTGTTTCATCGTATATGCGAATTATCTGCATCCCGTCATTACCCGAAAGAAAAAAAGCATCCATCTGCAAACGCCGGGAATTCGCGACGGCATTCTTTGGGGACTGGGACTTTCCTTTACGAATATCGTCAGCGGATTTGGCGCCGCCGTTGCAGATATCGCAAATCTTTGGGGGATTATTCTCAGCATAACCGTTTGGGGATATCTCCTGATTTGGTTCGGCAATGTGGTGGGTACCGGGATGATCGCGAGATGGCTCGGCAAATATTCA